A part of Miscanthus floridulus cultivar M001 chromosome 6, ASM1932011v1, whole genome shotgun sequence genomic DNA contains:
- the LOC136457865 gene encoding uncharacterized protein isoform X3, translating to MISPKERAAQRALSINRSRTGHGAFAVASVFKRMSKRGPQMGGKRPRQQVPPPRAATKGPRLQAETLAETSQHQAGAKITVAINANLLKCCVCFGPLTPPIFQCTKGHVSCSRCCTGYQDDEVECLMCREPEKATRCRAMEHILGGLHVPCPFRQHGCAEMIPYTSELAHKALCVHAPRHCPISGCAGYVGKPLREHVRQDHPGVVRTVVSPRCLRPLRMRAHEQARVVRLSDSDGDGGGGGGAEFLVVVGQYKDLGRALSVVHLVDESVDEQDFKHRIEVVGKAGVLSLSGETLDAERLAEPYEASPFLFVPNETWDSPEGIRVFIELK from the exons ATGATCTCACCCAAGGAGAGAGCAGCACAACGCGCGCTTTCCATCAACAGAAGCCGGACAGGCCACGGGGCGTTTGCGGTCGCCTCCGTTTTCAAGAGGATGAGCAAG AGAGGCCCGCAGATGGGTGGGAAGAGGCCAAGGCAGCAGGTGCCCCCGCCACGCGCCGCGACAAAAGGCCCTAGGCTGCAGGCTGAGACCCTAGCTGAGACAAGCCAACACCAAGCAGGGGCGAAGATCACCGTCGCCATCAATGCCAACCTGCTGAAGTGCTGTGTATGCTTCGGTCCATTGACGCCGCCCATTTTCCAG TGCACGAAAGGCCACGTCTCATGCTCAAGGTGCTGCACCGGGTATCAGGATGACGAGGTCGAATGCCTCATGTGCCGTGAGCCAGAGAAGGCCACCCGCTGCCGCGCCATGGAGCACATCCTGGGCGGCCTGCACGTGCCATGCCCGTTCCGGCAGCACGGGTGCGCCGAGATGATCCCCTACACCTCGGAGCTAGCCCACAAGGCATTGTGCGTCCACGCCCCGCGCCACTGCCCCATCTCTGGTTGCGCGGGCTACGTCGGCAAGCCCCTGCGCGAGCACGTCCGGCAAGACCACCCCGGTGTGGTCCGCACGGTCGTCTCGCCACGCTGCCTCAGGCCGCTGAGGATGCGCGCGCACGAGCAGGCCCGCGTGGTGAGGCTCAgcgacagcgacggcgacggcggcggcggcggcggcgcggagttCCTGGTTGTCGTCGGACAATACAAAGATTTGGGGCGCGCGCTGTCGGTGGTGCACCTCGTGGATGAGTCTGTGGACGAGCAGGATTTCAAGCACAGGATCGAGGTGGTCGGCAAGGCTGGCGTCCTTTCGCTGTCCGGTGAGACCCTGGACGCTGAGCGGCTGGCGGAGCCGTACGAAGCGAGCCCGTTCCTGTTCGTCCCCAACGAGACCTGGGACTCTCCCGAGGGCATCCGCGTGTTCATCGAGCTGAAATGA
- the LOC136457865 gene encoding uncharacterized protein isoform X4 — MISPKERAAQRALSINRSRTGHGAFAVASVFKRMSKMGGKRPRQQVPPPRAATKGPRLQAETLAETSQHQAGAKITVAINANLLKCCVCFGPLTPPIFQCTKGHVSCSRCCTGYQDDEVECLMCREPEKATRCRAMEHILGGLHVPCPFRQHGCAEMIPYTSELAHKALCVHAPRHCPISGCAGYVGKPLREHVRQDHPGVVRTVVSPRCLRPLRMRAHEQARVVRLSDSDGDGGGGGGAEFLVVVGQYKDLGRALSVVHLVDESVDEQDFKHRIEVVGKAGVLSLSGETLDAERLAEPYEASPFLFVPNETWDSPEGIRVFIELK; from the exons ATGATCTCACCCAAGGAGAGAGCAGCACAACGCGCGCTTTCCATCAACAGAAGCCGGACAGGCCACGGGGCGTTTGCGGTCGCCTCCGTTTTCAAGAGGATGAGCAAG ATGGGTGGGAAGAGGCCAAGGCAGCAGGTGCCCCCGCCACGCGCCGCGACAAAAGGCCCTAGGCTGCAGGCTGAGACCCTAGCTGAGACAAGCCAACACCAAGCAGGGGCGAAGATCACCGTCGCCATCAATGCCAACCTGCTGAAGTGCTGTGTATGCTTCGGTCCATTGACGCCGCCCATTTTCCAG TGCACGAAAGGCCACGTCTCATGCTCAAGGTGCTGCACCGGGTATCAGGATGACGAGGTCGAATGCCTCATGTGCCGTGAGCCAGAGAAGGCCACCCGCTGCCGCGCCATGGAGCACATCCTGGGCGGCCTGCACGTGCCATGCCCGTTCCGGCAGCACGGGTGCGCCGAGATGATCCCCTACACCTCGGAGCTAGCCCACAAGGCATTGTGCGTCCACGCCCCGCGCCACTGCCCCATCTCTGGTTGCGCGGGCTACGTCGGCAAGCCCCTGCGCGAGCACGTCCGGCAAGACCACCCCGGTGTGGTCCGCACGGTCGTCTCGCCACGCTGCCTCAGGCCGCTGAGGATGCGCGCGCACGAGCAGGCCCGCGTGGTGAGGCTCAgcgacagcgacggcgacggcggcggcggcggcggcgcggagttCCTGGTTGTCGTCGGACAATACAAAGATTTGGGGCGCGCGCTGTCGGTGGTGCACCTCGTGGATGAGTCTGTGGACGAGCAGGATTTCAAGCACAGGATCGAGGTGGTCGGCAAGGCTGGCGTCCTTTCGCTGTCCGGTGAGACCCTGGACGCTGAGCGGCTGGCGGAGCCGTACGAAGCGAGCCCGTTCCTGTTCGTCCCCAACGAGACCTGGGACTCTCCCGAGGGCATCCGCGTGTTCATCGAGCTGAAATGA
- the LOC136457865 gene encoding uncharacterized protein isoform X1, translated as MYRYPMISPKERAAQRALSINRSRTGHGAFAVASVFKRMSKRGPQMGGKRPRQQVPPPRAATKGPRLQAETLAETSQHQAGAKITVAINANLLKCCVCFGPLTPPIFQCTKGHVSCSRCCTGYQDDEVECLMCREPEKATRCRAMEHILGGLHVPCPFRQHGCAEMIPYTSELAHKALCVHAPRHCPISGCAGYVGKPLREHVRQDHPGVVRTVVSPRCLRPLRMRAHEQARVVRLSDSDGDGGGGGGAEFLVVVGQYKDLGRALSVVHLVDESVDEQDFKHRIEVVGKAGVLSLSGETLDAERLAEPYEASPFLFVPNETWDSPEGIRVFIELK; from the exons ATGTATCGTTA TCCAATGATCTCACCCAAGGAGAGAGCAGCACAACGCGCGCTTTCCATCAACAGAAGCCGGACAGGCCACGGGGCGTTTGCGGTCGCCTCCGTTTTCAAGAGGATGAGCAAG AGAGGCCCGCAGATGGGTGGGAAGAGGCCAAGGCAGCAGGTGCCCCCGCCACGCGCCGCGACAAAAGGCCCTAGGCTGCAGGCTGAGACCCTAGCTGAGACAAGCCAACACCAAGCAGGGGCGAAGATCACCGTCGCCATCAATGCCAACCTGCTGAAGTGCTGTGTATGCTTCGGTCCATTGACGCCGCCCATTTTCCAG TGCACGAAAGGCCACGTCTCATGCTCAAGGTGCTGCACCGGGTATCAGGATGACGAGGTCGAATGCCTCATGTGCCGTGAGCCAGAGAAGGCCACCCGCTGCCGCGCCATGGAGCACATCCTGGGCGGCCTGCACGTGCCATGCCCGTTCCGGCAGCACGGGTGCGCCGAGATGATCCCCTACACCTCGGAGCTAGCCCACAAGGCATTGTGCGTCCACGCCCCGCGCCACTGCCCCATCTCTGGTTGCGCGGGCTACGTCGGCAAGCCCCTGCGCGAGCACGTCCGGCAAGACCACCCCGGTGTGGTCCGCACGGTCGTCTCGCCACGCTGCCTCAGGCCGCTGAGGATGCGCGCGCACGAGCAGGCCCGCGTGGTGAGGCTCAgcgacagcgacggcgacggcggcggcggcggcggcgcggagttCCTGGTTGTCGTCGGACAATACAAAGATTTGGGGCGCGCGCTGTCGGTGGTGCACCTCGTGGATGAGTCTGTGGACGAGCAGGATTTCAAGCACAGGATCGAGGTGGTCGGCAAGGCTGGCGTCCTTTCGCTGTCCGGTGAGACCCTGGACGCTGAGCGGCTGGCGGAGCCGTACGAAGCGAGCCCGTTCCTGTTCGTCCCCAACGAGACCTGGGACTCTCCCGAGGGCATCCGCGTGTTCATCGAGCTGAAATGA
- the LOC136457865 gene encoding uncharacterized protein isoform X5, whose product MYRYPMISPKERAAQRALSINRSRTGHGAFAVASVFKRMSKCTKGHVSCSRCCTGYQDDEVECLMCREPEKATRCRAMEHILGGLHVPCPFRQHGCAEMIPYTSELAHKALCVHAPRHCPISGCAGYVGKPLREHVRQDHPGVVRTVVSPRCLRPLRMRAHEQARVVRLSDSDGDGGGGGGAEFLVVVGQYKDLGRALSVVHLVDESVDEQDFKHRIEVVGKAGVLSLSGETLDAERLAEPYEASPFLFVPNETWDSPEGIRVFIELK is encoded by the exons ATGTATCGTTA TCCAATGATCTCACCCAAGGAGAGAGCAGCACAACGCGCGCTTTCCATCAACAGAAGCCGGACAGGCCACGGGGCGTTTGCGGTCGCCTCCGTTTTCAAGAGGATGAGCAAG TGCACGAAAGGCCACGTCTCATGCTCAAGGTGCTGCACCGGGTATCAGGATGACGAGGTCGAATGCCTCATGTGCCGTGAGCCAGAGAAGGCCACCCGCTGCCGCGCCATGGAGCACATCCTGGGCGGCCTGCACGTGCCATGCCCGTTCCGGCAGCACGGGTGCGCCGAGATGATCCCCTACACCTCGGAGCTAGCCCACAAGGCATTGTGCGTCCACGCCCCGCGCCACTGCCCCATCTCTGGTTGCGCGGGCTACGTCGGCAAGCCCCTGCGCGAGCACGTCCGGCAAGACCACCCCGGTGTGGTCCGCACGGTCGTCTCGCCACGCTGCCTCAGGCCGCTGAGGATGCGCGCGCACGAGCAGGCCCGCGTGGTGAGGCTCAgcgacagcgacggcgacggcggcggcggcggcggcgcggagttCCTGGTTGTCGTCGGACAATACAAAGATTTGGGGCGCGCGCTGTCGGTGGTGCACCTCGTGGATGAGTCTGTGGACGAGCAGGATTTCAAGCACAGGATCGAGGTGGTCGGCAAGGCTGGCGTCCTTTCGCTGTCCGGTGAGACCCTGGACGCTGAGCGGCTGGCGGAGCCGTACGAAGCGAGCCCGTTCCTGTTCGTCCCCAACGAGACCTGGGACTCTCCCGAGGGCATCCGCGTGTTCATCGAGCTGAAATGA
- the LOC136457865 gene encoding uncharacterized protein isoform X2 — MYRYPMISPKERAAQRALSINRSRTGHGAFAVASVFKRMSKMGGKRPRQQVPPPRAATKGPRLQAETLAETSQHQAGAKITVAINANLLKCCVCFGPLTPPIFQCTKGHVSCSRCCTGYQDDEVECLMCREPEKATRCRAMEHILGGLHVPCPFRQHGCAEMIPYTSELAHKALCVHAPRHCPISGCAGYVGKPLREHVRQDHPGVVRTVVSPRCLRPLRMRAHEQARVVRLSDSDGDGGGGGGAEFLVVVGQYKDLGRALSVVHLVDESVDEQDFKHRIEVVGKAGVLSLSGETLDAERLAEPYEASPFLFVPNETWDSPEGIRVFIELK; from the exons ATGTATCGTTA TCCAATGATCTCACCCAAGGAGAGAGCAGCACAACGCGCGCTTTCCATCAACAGAAGCCGGACAGGCCACGGGGCGTTTGCGGTCGCCTCCGTTTTCAAGAGGATGAGCAAG ATGGGTGGGAAGAGGCCAAGGCAGCAGGTGCCCCCGCCACGCGCCGCGACAAAAGGCCCTAGGCTGCAGGCTGAGACCCTAGCTGAGACAAGCCAACACCAAGCAGGGGCGAAGATCACCGTCGCCATCAATGCCAACCTGCTGAAGTGCTGTGTATGCTTCGGTCCATTGACGCCGCCCATTTTCCAG TGCACGAAAGGCCACGTCTCATGCTCAAGGTGCTGCACCGGGTATCAGGATGACGAGGTCGAATGCCTCATGTGCCGTGAGCCAGAGAAGGCCACCCGCTGCCGCGCCATGGAGCACATCCTGGGCGGCCTGCACGTGCCATGCCCGTTCCGGCAGCACGGGTGCGCCGAGATGATCCCCTACACCTCGGAGCTAGCCCACAAGGCATTGTGCGTCCACGCCCCGCGCCACTGCCCCATCTCTGGTTGCGCGGGCTACGTCGGCAAGCCCCTGCGCGAGCACGTCCGGCAAGACCACCCCGGTGTGGTCCGCACGGTCGTCTCGCCACGCTGCCTCAGGCCGCTGAGGATGCGCGCGCACGAGCAGGCCCGCGTGGTGAGGCTCAgcgacagcgacggcgacggcggcggcggcggcggcgcggagttCCTGGTTGTCGTCGGACAATACAAAGATTTGGGGCGCGCGCTGTCGGTGGTGCACCTCGTGGATGAGTCTGTGGACGAGCAGGATTTCAAGCACAGGATCGAGGTGGTCGGCAAGGCTGGCGTCCTTTCGCTGTCCGGTGAGACCCTGGACGCTGAGCGGCTGGCGGAGCCGTACGAAGCGAGCCCGTTCCTGTTCGTCCCCAACGAGACCTGGGACTCTCCCGAGGGCATCCGCGTGTTCATCGAGCTGAAATGA